The following are from one region of the Amia ocellicauda isolate fAmiCal2 chromosome 1, fAmiCal2.hap1, whole genome shotgun sequence genome:
- the slc22a3 gene encoding solute carrier family 22 member 3 — translation MPTFDELLVGIGDFGPYQRKICFLGFLPVTLFAFVLMGIVFLGHTPGHWCWTPEAEEIQGQCGWSQEELRTFTIPQSSQSSYSRCERFSVDWNSTELNCSHPLPTISMNSTDRLACDRGWQFDGSHSTIVTEFSLVCTEAWKTDLNQAFLTGGFFLGALVTGFLADRFGRKLCFLISMIGLGVSGMCVTFSTSYTVLLLFRTLQGFFGKGAWTAVYVLVIEFFGSNNRKFVSFAARSFFSLGLAIIPGVAYFITSWKMLQLTMTLPIFLFLAYYWFVPESPRWLLSQQKTKEAMKIVRDIAKYHGKSLPEKYSEVELLEEKAKQVINPSVVDLFQTPQLRKQTLILIYAWFTSTVVFQGLVMRLGLTGGNLFLDFFIAAAVELPTGMVFYLTVGRVGRRPLLFFSYMVGGIACLTMLFIPNDFTWIKKTIAIIGRFAIALGSETVNFTNAELFPTPLRNLGVSLCSSSGDMGGIVAPFLLFRLASIWLELPLLVYGVMALVCSGLVLLLPETKDTDLPETIEDVEALGRRSTCHFLMKDTKPKNDII, via the exons ATGCCAACGTTTGATGAGCTTCTGGTTGGCATAGGAGATTTTGGACCATATCAAAGAAAGATATGTTTCTTAGGGTTCCTTCCAGTGACTCTCTTTGCCTTTGTTCTCATGGGGATTGTCTTCCTTGGGCATACCCCAGGTCACTGGTGTTGGACCCCAGAAGCAGAGGAAATCCAGGGCCAGTGTGGTTGGTCACAGGAGGAGTTGAGGACATTTACAATCCCCCAGTCCAGCCAGAGCTCCTACAGCCGGTGTGAGAGATTCAGTGTGGACTGGAACAGCACTGAGCTCAACTGCAGCCACCCGCTGCCCACCATCTCCATGAACTCCACCGACCGCCTTGCCTGCGACAGAGGCTGGCAGTTCGATGGATCTCACTCCACTATCGTCACTGAG TTCTCGCTTGTTTGCACAGAAGCATGGAAAACTGATCTAAACCAGGCGTTTTTAACAGGGGGATTTTTCCTTGGCGCTTTGGTCACAGGCTTTTTGGCAGATCG ATTTGGACGAAAGCTGTGTTTCCTTATCTCCATGATTGGACTTGGAGTCTCTGGAATGTGCGTTACATTTTCAACCAGCTACACAGTGCTGTTGCTCTTCCGCACACTGCAGGGTTTCTTTGGGAAGGGAGCGTGGACAGCTGTATATGTGCTGG TCATTGAGTTCTTTGGATCAAATAACAGAAAGTTTGTCTCCTTTGCCGCCCGGAGTTTCTTTTCCTTGGGGTTGGCCATCATTCCCGGAGTCGCCTATTTCATCACGTCCTGGAAGATGCTCCAGCTGACCATGACCCTGCCAATATTCCTGTTTTTAGCCTACTACTG GTTTGTCCCCGAATCACCTCGCTGGTTGTTGTCCCAGCAGAAGACAAAAGAAGCCATGAAGATTGTAAGAGACATTGCAAAGTACCATGGGAAGTCCTTGCCAGAAAAGTACAGTGAG GTAGAGCTTTTGGAGGAGAAGGCCAAACAGGTCATAAACCCTTCTGTTGTGGATTTATTCCAAACTCCTCAGCTTAGAAAACAGACACTCATCTTAATATATGCCTG GTTCACGAGCACTGTGGTTTTCCAAGGGTTGGTCATGCGTCTTGGACTCACAGGGGGAAACTTGTTTCTAGATTTCTTCATCGCGGCGGCGGTGGAGCTGCCTACTGGCATGGTATTTTACCTGACTGTGGGTAGAGTGGGGCGACGGCCATTACTCTTTTTCTCATATATGGTCGGAGGAATTGCCTGCTTAACAATGCTTTTCATCCCAAATG ATTTCACCTGGATAAAGAAAACCATTGCGATAATTGGCAGGTTTGCTATTGCATTAGGATCTGAGACAGTGAACTTTACCAATGCTGAGCTTTTCCCCACACCATTAAG GAATCTGGGAGTGTCTTTGTGTTCCTCTTCAGGTGATATGGGAGGAATTGTAGCTCCTTTTCTGCTCTTCAGGTTAGCAAGCATATGGTTGGAGCTGCCCCTGTTAGTATACG GAGTCATGGCTTTGGTCTGCAGTGGGCTGGTTCTGCTTTTACCTGAAACAAAAGACACTGACCTACCAGAGACCATTGAAGATGTCGAGGCCCTGGGAAG GCGCAGCACGTGTCACTTTCTTATGAAAGACACAAAACCTAAAAACGACATAATCTAA
- the plg gene encoding plasminogen, with product MAISKAACLLCTLLCSVTASTLDDYAKTEGAWIFSVIKRKYSTMTALECAEKCDSETVFTCRSFFYTLKDQACTTLPATTKTETVLRRMDTVLYEKKIYLRECKTGNGVDYRGTLSKSQSGKTCQRWTASFPHKPNINPSSHPDADLESNFCRNPDGDVLGPWCYTTDPNIRWEHCTIQDCDEDCMYCSGEDYRGKVSKTETGFTCQRWDSQTPHTHGYQPQMLPDKYLQENYCRNPDGEPKPWCFTTNPTKRWEFCNIPRCTSEPPSIAPELTCATGDGINYRGTISVTESGKTCQAWSSQVPHKHSRTPENYPCKSMEQNYCRNPDNERMPWCYTTDIATRWEYCKVPTCGDQPSIYEPVNPTVADCYEDNGTSYRGITSETISGKKCQAWSAMSPHTHQKTPQAYPAADLRRNYCRNPDGDRAPWCYTIDPSVRWEYCRVEKCIVPVNPPVVSAAGPTVVVPVPEVPPTVDTAKDCRIGIGTDYRGPTSITALGVTCQAWTSNTPHAHASFTPQTHPDKGLESNNCRNPDGDVNGPWCYTTDPQKKWDYCQIPSCDTMQCGKPVIKPKRCFGRIVGGCTSKPYSWPWQISLRTSSHIHFCGGTLIRPQWVLTAAHCLERSKRPSFYKIYLGINTEKADEPSKQVRDVEKLIEGPSGKDIALLKLTSPAILNDKVLPVCLPEKDYIVPSETECYVTGWGETQGTGGEGVLKETGFPIIDNKVCNRPSYLAGRVQEHELCAGNIEGGTDSCQGDSGGPLVCYSKESFVLQGVTSWGLGCAHAMKPGVYARVSKFVDWIEDTIKKNP from the exons TGACTGCCAGTACTTTAGATGATTATGCTAAAACAGAAGGAGCTTGGATATTCTCTGTCATTAAAAGAAAGTACTCAACCATGACTGCTCTTGAATGTGCAGAGAAATGTGACAGCGAGACAGTGTTTACTTGCAG ATCTTTTTTCTATACACTGAAAGACCAAGCGTGCACAACATTACCAGCAACCACTAAAACAGAGACCGTGCTGCGCCGGATGGACACAGTCTTGTACGAGAAGAAAA TATACCTGCGTGAATGCAAGACTGGCAATGGAGTAGACTACAGGGGAACACTGTCCAAATCTCAGTCAGGGAAGACGTGCCAAAGATGGACGGCAAGCTTCCCACATAAGCCTAa CATCAACCCAAGTTCACACCCAGATGCTGACCTGGAGTCTAACTTCTGCCGAAACCCTGATGGTGACGTCTTGGGACCTTGGTGCTACACCACTGACCCCAACATAAGATGGGAACACTGCACCATCCAAGACTGTGATG AGGACTGTATGTACTGCAGTGGGGAGGACTATAGGGGGAAAGTGTCCAAAACAGAGACGGGCTTCACATGCCAACGCTGGGATTCACAAACACCTCACACCCACGGATACCAACCCCAGAT GCTTCCTGATAAATACCTGCAGGAGAACTACTGCCGCAACCCGGATGGAGAACCCAAGCCTTGGTGCTTCACCACAAACCCAACCAAACGCTGGGAGTTCTGCAATATTCCCCGCTGCA ccAGTGAACCTCCTTCAATTGCTCCCGAGCTCACCTGTGCCACTGGTGATGGCATCAATTACAGAGGAACCATCTCTGTGACCGAGTCGGGGAAGACTTGCCAGGCCTGGAGCTCTCAGGTTCCACATAAACATTCCAGGACTCCAGAAAATTACCCCTGCAA AAGCATGGAACAGAACTACTGTCGGAACCCGGACAACGAACGGATGCCCTGGTGCTACACCACTGACATCGCAACACGGTGGGAATACTGCAAGGTGCCAACCTGTGGGGACCAGCCCAGCATAT ATGAACCAGTCAACCCTACTGTGGCGGATTGTTATGAGGACAATGGGACCAGTTACCGGGGCATCACGTCAGAGACTATCAGTGGAAAGAAGTGCCAAGCCTGGAGTGCCATGTCGCCTCACACTCACCAGAAGACGCCACAGGCATATCCAGCTGC TGACCTACGAAGAAACTACTGCAGGAACCCGGATGGTGACCGTGCCCCCTGGTGCTACACCATAGACCCCTCAGTGCGCTGGGAGTACTGCCGGGTCGAGAAATGCATAGTGCCAGTAAATCCACCAGTCGTGTCCGCCGCTGGTCCTACCGTTGTCGTACCCGTGCCCGAAGTCCCTCCTACTGTGGACACCGCCAAAG ACTGCAGAATCGGCATCGGGACAGACTACCGAGGTCCGACCTCCATCACAGCCCTGGGCGTGACCTGCCAGGCATGGACCTCCAACACCCCCCACGCACACGCCAGCTTCACTCCCCAAACCCATCCGGACAAGGGGCTGGAGTCCAAT AACTGCAGAAACCCTGATGGGGATGTGAACGGGCCCTGGTGCTACACCACAGATCCACAGAAAAAATGGGACTATTGTCAAATTCCATCCTGTG ATACCATGCAATGCGGAAAACCAGTGATAAAGCCCAAGAGATGTTTTGGCAGAATTGTTGGTGGCTGTACGTCCAAACCTTACTCTTGGCCTTGGCAGATTAGTCTTCGGACGAG TTCCCATATACACTTCTGTGGAGGGACTCTGATAAGGCCTCAGTGGGTTCTGACAGCAGCCCATTGCCTAGAAAG ATCAAAGAGGCCTTCTTTCTATAAAATATATCTTGGAATCAACACCGAAAAAGCAGACGAGCCGTCAAAGCAGGTGCGAGATGTGGAGAAACTGATCGAAGGACCATCGGGAAAAGACATTGCATTGCTCAAGCTAACAAG TCctgctattttaaatgacaAGGTGCTGCCCGTTTGCTTGCCAGAGAAAGATTACATCGTGCCAAGTGAGACAGAGTGCTACGTAACAGGCTGGGGAGAGACACAAG GTACTGGCGGAGAGGGGGTGCTTAAAGAAACTGGCTTCCCGATCATAGACAATAAAGTATGCAACCGTCCTTCATATCTGGCTGGAAGGGTGCAGGAACATGAGCTGTGCGCAGGAAATATAGAGGGAGGAACTGACAGTTGCCAG GGTGACAGTGGGGGTCCGCTGGTCTGCTACTCAAAAGAAAGCTTTGTTCTCCAGGGAGTCACATCTTGGGGCCTGGGTTGTGCACACGCCATGAAACCGGGAGTCTATGCAAGAGTCTCGAAGTTTGTGGACTGGATCGAGGATACTATCAAAAAGAATCCTTGA